The DNA window GTCAATGTAGTTGACCTATATTAGGTAGCAGTCCAGGGAAGATGAGTCAACGTGGCTAACCTATCTGTCGAAGGCGGAGGACGGCGGCGTGAGCTGAACCTCGCGCTCGAAGCCCTCCATTTTGCGTTTCGCGCGGTGGTCGAGGGACCGGACACGGCGCTCGCCGAGCGCGGCTTGTCGCGTGTCCATCACCGGATCCTGTATTTCATCGCGAAGACGCCAGGCCTCCGCGTGAACGAGTTGCGCGCCACGCTAGGCGTCACAAAGCAGGCCATGAACGCGCCGCTCCGGGAGCTGACCGAGCGGGGGCTCGTGTCCATGACCGTCGATGAAGCAGACCGCCGGAGCAAACATCTCCATCTCACCGCGCATGGCCGCGCCCTCGAAGAGCGGCTCTCGGGGGAGCAGCGGGACCTGTTCGCCCGCGTGTTCCGGAAGGCCGGAAAGGACAAGGAGCAGGCCTGGCACGAGGTGATGCGCCTGCTCACCGGCGATGCTGAGGGGGAGGAAGGGCACAGAGGGGCCAAGAAAGGCCGCTGACGGGGCCGCGAGTGATGATCCCGGCCGGTGGCGGCCCCCTAAGAGTTTTGGGGTGGCCCTCGCGCCGGGGCCCACCTCCCAGGCAGCGTGGGCAATCCTAGGTGCTCCAGATCTGAAGCATCCCCTCATTTCGACGAAGCCCAATGATTTCAAGAGGTTACAAACCA is part of the Stigmatella aurantiaca genome and encodes:
- a CDS encoding MarR family winged helix-turn-helix transcriptional regulator, which translates into the protein MANLSVEGGGRRRELNLALEALHFAFRAVVEGPDTALAERGLSRVHHRILYFIAKTPGLRVNELRATLGVTKQAMNAPLRELTERGLVSMTVDEADRRSKHLHLTAHGRALEERLSGEQRDLFARVFRKAGKDKEQAWHEVMRLLTGDAEGEEGHRGAKKGR